The Helianthus annuus cultivar XRQ/B chromosome 11, HanXRQr2.0-SUNRISE, whole genome shotgun sequence region ATCACTGAGGGATTACCAAGAAACCACCTATCGAAAATAGCGCCTCAACTCCGACATAGGCGTAGTCGTCGATTATCTGTCAGTGATCTCTTGGTAAATTTTGTCGGTAAATTCATTACCAATGACATCTTTCTTGACAAAGTAACCGACGGATTTCCAACGGGACCCACTTTCACCAAGGTATATCCGATGGATATGTTCGTCATTGAAAGCTCTTTGTTTTGTGATTGAAGTTCTAGAATGCTTGTCTATATGCCAATTTGCAAAAAAATAAAATGAACACTCGTTTAACATTTTTGCGTACTCCAAGAATCTCAAGTCACAATATTAGATAACGACTAACACATATTTAAACTAGAATGCTTGTCTATATGCTACTTTGCAAAAAACTAAAATGAACGCTGGTTTAACATTTTTGCGTACTCCAAGAATCTAAAGTCGCAATATTAGATAACGACTAACGGATATTTAAATCCTACCAAAAAACCACAAGTTTATCATcacaagtttttgaaaaaaaaaaaatcttattttgatcTTTGAAATCCCATTCAAGCAAGAAAATGTTAAAACTTACTTGCTTAGCCAAGATAGCCATGAAAATATGAAAATGGCCCTTGATACTTAGAAGCAATCCTGAAGCCACTGAGTCCTGCCAATGAAAGCCCAACATAGCCCCTGAAAGGAGACACCCTACAACCTTCCCAACAAGTATGGTCAAAAACAAGAACAATATACTAGCCCAAGTGAGTATATTCCCTCCATCAAACCCACTAAAATCAACTTCAAAACCAACCCAAAACATGAAAGCTGGGAAGAACAAAAGCCCAAAAAAATACTTCACTTTCCCAGCCAACAACTTGGACAACCTTCCATCCCTAGGCATCACAATCCCAGCCAAAAACCCACTTAACATCATGTTAAAATGCGCGATCAACGGCGAAAGACTACCCACGAATACAAGACTCGCTAATGACACGATCAAATGCGACCCCTTCATCAACTTCCCGGGTGGGTTGTGACTATCAACCCATCTCATAAGCAATGGTATAAATTTAGCAgataaaatgatttgtaaaactaGAACTCCTAGCATGAGAAGTATCTCTCCGACTTTTCGGACCATGAACCCCTCCACGGGGTTGAAAATAATATACCCTGTGGTAAATAAAAGGATGGAAATGAGGTCAGATATGACCGCGGTTGAGATTAAAAAACGGCCGATGTCAGATTTGCCTATTTTGAGGTCGTTGATGATGCGAGTGAGGAGTGGGGAGGCGGTCCCACAGAGAACGAGAGAGATGAAGACGTCGAATTCGAGGCTCGGCTTGTAActaagatgtaaaaatggtgttATGAAAACTCCTAGTAGGAAAGTGAGGAGTAACCCTGTGCATGCTACCTTTGTTTCGCGAACGGGTAAGTGACTGAATATTTCGGGGTCGATTTGAAGGCCCGTGACGAACATGTGGCAGATCATCCCGAATTCGGCTACGTAGCCGAGCGCCATGTTGGCATCGGCACTGAAGTTGTTGCGTAGAAATGGTAGGTTGCTCATAAAGAATCCTACCTGCATTCATCaagtaagaaaaaaaaaaaaaaaaactcttagAATAGCTCGAACGTTGAACAAAACTCGCTCAAAAATAGCTCTAAGAAAGCTCGCTCGAAATAAGTTTGGCTCGGCTCATTTAAATTTCGAGCCAAAGTGAGCTGGCTAAagttaaatatatgtcaaatgaGTTTTTATAGGATAAAAAAAGCCATCCTTTTTGTGTGTTATACCCCTACACATGtacaagatatatatatatatatattttttttttttattgttgttATATCCATAATGTACAagatatattttatttattgttGTTATATATCCATATGAGCAAAATATAAAATTGCAAAAATATACGAGCTGAGGCGTCTGGTGTCTCAAGCTTTAAttgagccaagctcgagcttaaATTTAAGCTTGTTAAGAATGCAGGAGCCAAAGCCAAGTTGACTCATTTAACTTCAAGCCCGAGCTTGAACTGAGGCTGGCTTGGCTTGACACTCGCTAAGCAACCTTACATAAGAAATTGTACATTTTGACCCGAAAAACCAAAACCTTTACGCACAAGATATAGAATAAAAAAACAATGCACGAGATCAAGGACACAGACGTTACAATGGCTTCAGAAATGATGCGCGGCTGGGAATAAGGGCGTAAGATCATGTGCAAGACGTTACATAAGGCTATTATCACGATGAAAATCAACATATTCACCGCGATATTCGCCACTTTCATCACCGTAACTTGTGTGCATCTTGGGTCTTTCCCGTTCTCATTATCGTTTGCGTCCATATTTGATCTTTTTTACTCAAACACGCGCTACGTCCAAATCAAATCATAACAATGCATATCTTGAATCCATCCAATTGATCTCATAAACTTAGTTATGGGATTCTTGAAACAAGATGAAAAATATTTGAGAATTATTACATGGGAAGATTGGATTTGAGGGATGAAATTGAAGAAGGTATGCATAGAGGGTGTCATGGCCATGATAGATTTGAAAATAGAAAGAGATAGTTGAGTGAAAGGTGAGTTTTTGATTGCTTTGTGAATAAATATGAGAGAATATTGGGGGAAGTGAGTGAAGGTCCATGTTTTTCTATGTATTACCAAGTTCTTTTGTACCAAGGATGGGTTAAAATAGCGATTTAATGGGATACAATATTAGAAAAAAGGAAATGGAATATAACAAATTGGATTTGTATCACTTAtatttttggttaatttttttgctCTTAGATTGATTTTTCTATAAAAAGAAGTTAACAAAAAATTGTATAATTTGGTTCAAGTCATTTTCATTTTCATATTAGCTTGGAAGTGGCATTTTGTCTTGTATTTTACTTTACAATCTTTGATTTATTTTTTCATGTGAGCTTGGTTTTATTCTTACTATGTTCATAATACATATTTAATTTCTAATAGCTTCAGAAATGTTCACTTAGAGCATACACAATAGTTGGTCTAAGAATGTTGTTACATAACGCAAGCACATGCCCACCATCCATGCCAGTGGCGAACCCAGAAATTTTTTCATaggggtgcggaatatttttaaagattttagacccctaggtatataaaaaaaattcagttCATATCGGGTCGCATTGGGTCGGGTCATGTAACACAAAAGAATATCAAGctaaaaatttatataattatcaaaaacatgtcaaacgtcgttacaaacatatttaaaatgtcgctgtacgggttttcattttttgaaatctatcaaaacatcaagagctactttttctaagcaagtccttctctatataacatatacaactaatttcaacactaaacacttaaacaatcaTCAACAAACTTCATAATTTTCAACTTTAAAATCAAGCCCTAGTTTTAGTTGTTGATTCCTTCTAACTAACTATTTAAACACACTAAACTTtaactaaaacaacaaaatcaaccAACTAAAGTTTCAATAAACAACAAAAcaactaaaatttcaaacttttttAACAATTGTATTTCTCCTAAAAATCCaaataaaacaagaaaaaaaaataatcgAACCATACCCGAAAATAGTGATAAGATGTTGTTTTCGTGAGTTTGGTGGCCGAAATTGCGGTGGGTTGGGTTATTATATTTTAGTTCAAATTAGATTATTAGATTGGGTTGGGCTTGAGTTATGGTGTGTTTATTGGGTTAAAGATTAAGAGAAAGTTAATGGGGTTAAATGAAAGTTAATTAGTTAAGTAGAAAGTTAATTATGTTGTATTTAAAAAAATCAGTGTTTACGTAAATTTTTTACAAATTCATAAGATTTTTTTTCCTAAGGGTACGGTcgaaaattccaaggggtgcgaactaaaattttcaaggggtgcggtcagGATTTTACTGGGAATTTAGCActaaattttattttttcaaggggtgcgcccgcccaccttaaAATACATGTGGGTACGCCCCTGATCCAGGCTTTATCCTTCTAAAATTCAATTCCAACTAAAAATCACCCCCTCCTTCTCTCTTCCTCCCGCTCTCACacaacatatttttgaacattcTTGTAAAAAAACGTTCATCCTCCCTCTTTCCTCCACATCACCCTCTTTCACTAAAAGAATTTAAAGTGT contains the following coding sequences:
- the LOC110882720 gene encoding cation/H(+) antiporter 28, with protein sequence MDANDNENGKDPRCTQVTVMKVANIAVGFFMSNLPFLRNNFSADANMALGYVAEFGMICHMFVTGLQIDPEIFSHLPVRETKVACTGLLLTFLLGVFITPFLHLSYKPSLEFDVFISLVLCGTASPLLTRIINDLKIGKSDIGRFLISTAVISDLISILLFTTGYIIFNPVEGFMVRKVGEILLMLGVLVLQIILSAKFIPLLMRWVDSHNPPGKLMKGSHLIVSLASLVFVGSLSPLIAHFNMMLSGFLAGIVMPRDGRLSKLLAGKVKYFFGLLFFPAFMFWVGFEVDFSGFDGGNILTWASILFLFLTILVGKVVGCLLSGAMLGFHWQDSVASGLLLSIKGHFHIFMAILAKQTSILELQSQNKELSMTNISIGYTLVKVGPVGNPSVTLSRKMSLRNIISPSDSVVMVLVSFLTFIYAPMVVKNIIDRARKRSPTQQMALQWLNPSTELRMILCLHGPENIQSSINLMEISQGPAGPRMMVYVNDMIELTEAIASTLARGEGVDAMAITDEGILEMRETITNKVNSYVEDQCEGIDVKRLLTLCPLATMHHDICAIAEEMLASMIILPFHKNQQANGTFNTNYLEFRSVNRKVLRHAPCSVGVFVDRGLGSIQLSRSTKCMNAAIIFIAGKDDREALSYASRVARHPGVKLTVIRFLLDTNGNNVPSRITRARANTAEYEEELKQDDEFFADFYDKHVASGHVAYMEKYLSNSGETYSTIKSLEGEYNLFIVGRGGRVNSTLTAGMNDWEACPELGPIGDILSATDFSVTASVLIIQQHKLRGKLQGLHEEFSIM